From Kingella potus, a single genomic window includes:
- a CDS encoding sigma 54-interacting transcriptional regulator yields the protein MIWKQRMTPKHHSERSDWRAQEMLLLQQVIQNLGKDGGAHHTALKIMLQLMSEFFGLNQGRIVLQHTDDENASIRYAYGMSPEQIARGVYAPGEGITGTVLRHSHMIAADNVRTDPLFLGRTVRLADLPAEQTMFLALPVAAYNRTFGVLACLRTRYSPRPLNDDLSLLKILSVLIGQLLYIQESSEAYRRKLQTQNQKLRQTLQSHSRRYGIIGSSAPLLNAVSELERVAHSNANVLLLGENGTGKEMFARTLHTAGRRVGQPFIKVRCTDRQDTDLAREIFGCGDTPGLLEQADGGTIFFDEIAALPPDQQTRLLQVLQENTVCRTDSSTTRNTNVRIITATTRDLADEVENGWFDADLYYRLYVVPIRLPALRERRSDIPELAAYFMHRINRETGKNLNLTAEAVEQLQHYSWPGNVYELERFLTKLTVQSKGNLADEHAVWQLLKQQPANPAPAPALHTTDKPRAVGFAIQGNQPRPYLQADSHSPEKIEQTLAYCRGNKTQAAQMLGLSTRQLYYRLEKMKQNTAKNGAE from the coding sequence ATGATTTGGAAACAACGGATGACACCGAAACACCACAGCGAACGCAGCGACTGGCGGGCGCAGGAAATGCTGCTGCTGCAACAGGTCATACAAAACCTCGGCAAAGACGGCGGCGCACACCACACCGCGCTGAAAATCATGCTGCAACTGATGAGCGAATTTTTCGGCCTCAACCAGGGGCGCATCGTCTTGCAGCACACCGACGACGAAAACGCCTCCATCCGTTACGCCTACGGCATGTCGCCCGAACAAATCGCGCGCGGCGTTTACGCCCCCGGCGAAGGCATCACCGGCACGGTATTGCGCCACTCGCACATGATTGCCGCCGACAATGTGCGCACCGATCCGCTGTTTCTCGGCCGCACCGTCCGCCTCGCCGACCTTCCCGCCGAACAAACCATGTTTCTCGCCCTGCCCGTCGCCGCGTACAACCGCACCTTCGGCGTACTCGCCTGCCTGCGCACCCGTTACAGCCCCCGCCCGCTGAACGACGACCTCTCCCTGCTGAAAATCCTGTCCGTCCTAATCGGCCAGCTCCTCTACATTCAGGAAAGCAGCGAGGCATACCGCCGCAAGCTGCAAACGCAAAACCAAAAACTCAGACAAACCCTCCAATCGCACAGCCGCCGCTACGGCATCATCGGCTCGTCCGCCCCCCTGCTCAACGCCGTCAGCGAGCTCGAACGGGTGGCGCACAGCAATGCCAACGTCCTGCTTTTGGGCGAAAACGGCACAGGCAAAGAAATGTTCGCCCGCACCCTGCATACCGCCGGCCGCCGCGTCGGCCAGCCGTTTATCAAAGTACGCTGTACAGACAGACAGGACACAGATCTTGCCCGCGAAATCTTCGGCTGCGGCGACACCCCGGGCCTGCTCGAACAGGCCGACGGCGGTACCATTTTCTTCGACGAAATCGCCGCCCTCCCCCCCGACCAGCAAACCCGCCTGCTGCAGGTATTGCAGGAAAACACCGTCTGCCGCACCGACAGCAGCACCACCCGCAACACCAACGTCCGCATCATCACCGCCACCACCCGCGACCTTGCCGATGAAGTGGAAAACGGATGGTTTGATGCCGACCTCTACTACCGTCTCTACGTCGTCCCCATCCGCCTGCCCGCCCTGCGCGAACGCCGCAGCGACATTCCCGAGCTGGCAGCCTACTTTATGCACCGCATCAACCGCGAAACCGGCAAAAACCTCAACCTCACCGCCGAAGCCGTCGAGCAGCTGCAACATTACTCATGGCCCGGCAACGTATACGAACTCGAACGCTTCCTGACCAAACTGACCGTACAAAGCAAAGGCAATCTGGCCGACGAACACGCCGTCTGGCAGCTCCTGAAACAACAGCCGGCCAATCCCGCGCCCGCACCCGCCCTGCACACGACAGACAAACCGCGCGCCGTCGGCTTCGCCATACAGGGCAACCAGCCCCGCCCCTATTTGCAGGCCGACTCCCACTCCCCCGAAAAAATCGAACAGACCCTGGCCTACTGCCGGGGCAACAAAACCCAAGCCGCGCAAATGCTCGGCCTGTCCACCCGCCAGCTCTACTACCGTTTGGAAAAAATGAAGCAAAATACGGCAAAAAACGGAGCGGAATAA
- a CDS encoding integration host factor subunit alpha — protein MTLTKAELADILVDKVSKVSKNDAKEIVELFFEEIRTTLARGEEIKISGFGNFQLRDKPQRPGRNPKTGEEVPITARRVVTFHASQKLKGMVEHYYDKQRQR, from the coding sequence ATGACTCTCACTAAAGCCGAATTGGCCGATATATTGGTCGACAAAGTCAGCAAAGTAAGCAAAAACGATGCCAAAGAAATCGTCGAACTTTTTTTCGAGGAAATCCGCACCACTCTGGCACGCGGCGAAGAAATCAAAATTTCAGGGTTCGGCAACTTCCAATTGCGCGACAAGCCACAGCGGCCGGGACGCAATCCGAAAACCGGCGAAGAAGTGCCGATTACCGCCCGCCGCGTGGTAACTTTCCATGCCAGCCAAAAACTCAAAGGCATGGTGGAGCATTATTATGACAAGCAGCGGCAACGTTAA
- the pheT gene encoding phenylalanine--tRNA ligase subunit beta, with protein MQFSYSWLKTQADTDLTPEQFSHLLTMSGLEVEEAEAAAPVFSGVVVAEVKTVEKHPDADRLNITQVDAGTGETIQIVCGAPNVRPGIKVPCALPGAVLPGDFKIKPTKMRGQVSNGMLCSAKELGLPEDGADGLHILPENAPVGANLREYLDLDDTVFTLKITPNRADCLSIKGLARETAALTGCVFRQPEIQTASVTGTKTQPVRIDAPDDCGRFLSRVIENVNAQAASPDWLKQRLARSGIRSISALVDIGNYVMLEIGQPMHVFDADKISGSLIVRRAENGETLECLNEKTVTLSDNTLVVADDQGALSMAGLMGGAASAVSDGTKNIVLEAAWFAPETIAGKSRQYGFGSDSSFRFERGVDCELQRDAVERATELVLQICGGQAGTITEAQGRLPERKAVPLRTARVAKVLGVAIDEARIETILSALGLQPQKVSDGLAATAPSFRYDIEIEADLIEEIARVYGYENIPGEQTSGRLNMMPLPETRRSRFTVYSQLAARGYQEVVSYAFVNEAWEQDFAANADPIRLQNPLAAQYSVMRSTLIGGLVEILQNNLNRKQNRVRVFEIARVFRKDSDGRFVQTERIGGLAYGTAAPEQWGEAARAVDFYDVKGDVEALLAGKNAEFVQAQHPALHPGRTAEIRIGGQSVGFIGELHPQWLQKYDLPQAPLVFELDVDAVLAREKTAYRPVSKFQAVRRDLAFVLPESVSHADLLHALAAADSPLVQEISVFDVYRGTGLPENMKSMAVKVVLQSSEATLTDEEVEQVVGRLVAAAESAGAQLRG; from the coding sequence ATGCAATTCTCCTACTCCTGGCTGAAAACCCAAGCCGATACCGATCTTACTCCCGAGCAGTTTTCCCATCTGCTCACCATGTCCGGCCTTGAAGTCGAAGAGGCCGAGGCGGCTGCGCCGGTGTTTTCCGGTGTGGTGGTGGCCGAAGTGAAAACGGTGGAAAAACACCCCGATGCCGACCGCCTGAACATCACCCAAGTCGATGCGGGCACGGGCGAGACCATCCAGATTGTCTGCGGTGCGCCGAACGTGCGGCCGGGCATCAAAGTGCCGTGTGCCTTGCCGGGCGCGGTGCTGCCGGGTGATTTCAAAATCAAGCCGACCAAAATGCGCGGGCAGGTTTCCAACGGAATGCTGTGTTCCGCCAAAGAGTTGGGGCTGCCTGAAGACGGCGCAGACGGGCTGCACATCCTGCCCGAAAACGCCCCCGTGGGCGCGAACCTGCGCGAATATCTGGATTTGGACGACACCGTGTTCACGCTGAAAATCACGCCCAACCGTGCCGACTGCCTGAGCATCAAAGGTTTGGCACGCGAAACGGCGGCCTTGACCGGCTGCGTTTTCAGGCAGCCTGAAATTCAGACGGCCTCTGTTACCGGCACGAAAACCCAGCCCGTGCGCATCGACGCGCCCGACGACTGCGGCCGTTTCCTCAGCCGCGTGATTGAAAACGTCAATGCGCAGGCCGCCTCGCCCGACTGGCTGAAACAGCGTCTGGCGCGCAGCGGCATCCGCAGCATTTCCGCGCTGGTGGACATCGGCAACTATGTGATGTTGGAAATCGGCCAGCCCATGCACGTTTTCGATGCCGACAAGATTTCAGGCAGCCTGATTGTGCGCCGCGCCGAAAACGGCGAAACGCTGGAATGCCTGAACGAAAAAACCGTTACCCTGTCCGACAACACGCTGGTGGTGGCCGACGACCAGGGCGCGTTGAGCATGGCGGGGCTGATGGGCGGCGCGGCCAGCGCGGTTTCAGACGGCACGAAAAACATCGTGCTGGAAGCGGCGTGGTTCGCCCCCGAAACCATTGCCGGCAAATCGCGCCAATACGGCTTCGGCTCGGACTCGTCATTCCGCTTCGAGCGCGGCGTGGACTGTGAATTACAGCGCGATGCCGTCGAACGCGCCACCGAACTGGTGTTGCAGATTTGCGGCGGACAGGCGGGCACGATAACCGAAGCACAAGGCCGCCTGCCCGAACGGAAAGCCGTGCCGCTGCGTACCGCACGTGTGGCCAAAGTATTGGGCGTGGCCATAGACGAAGCGCGTATCGAAACCATTTTGTCGGCACTCGGTTTGCAGCCGCAAAAAGTTTCAGACGGCCTTGCCGCCACCGCACCGAGTTTCCGATATGATATTGAAATCGAAGCCGATTTAATCGAAGAAATCGCCCGCGTGTACGGCTATGAAAACATTCCCGGCGAGCAGACTTCAGGCCGTCTGAACATGATGCCGCTGCCCGAAACCCGCCGCAGCCGTTTTACCGTTTACAGCCAACTGGCCGCACGCGGCTATCAGGAAGTGGTGAGCTACGCCTTTGTCAACGAAGCGTGGGAGCAGGATTTCGCCGCCAATGCCGATCCCATCCGCCTGCAAAACCCGCTGGCGGCGCAATACAGCGTGATGCGTTCTACTCTTATCGGCGGGCTGGTCGAAATCCTGCAAAACAACCTCAACCGCAAGCAAAACCGCGTGCGCGTGTTTGAAATCGCCCGCGTGTTCCGCAAAGATTCAGACGGCCGCTTCGTGCAGACCGAGCGCATCGGCGGTTTGGCCTACGGCACGGCCGCACCCGAACAATGGGGCGAAGCCGCCCGCGCGGTGGATTTCTACGACGTAAAAGGCGATGTCGAAGCCCTGCTGGCGGGCAAAAACGCCGAATTTGTCCAAGCGCAACACCCCGCGCTGCACCCCGGCCGCACCGCCGAAATCCGCATCGGCGGCCAAAGCGTCGGCTTTATCGGCGAACTGCATCCGCAATGGCTGCAAAAATACGACCTGCCGCAAGCGCCGCTGGTGTTCGAGCTGGACGTAGATGCCGTGCTGGCGCGCGAAAAAACCGCCTACCGCCCCGTGTCCAAATTCCAAGCCGTGCGCCGCGACTTGGCCTTTGTGCTGCCCGAAAGCGTGTCCCACGCCGACCTGCTGCACGCCCTCGCCGCCGCCGACAGCCCGCTGGTACAGGAAATCAGCGTGTTCGACGTGTATCGCGGCACAGGGCTGCCTGAAAATATGAAAAGCATGGCGGTAAAAGTCGTGCTGCAAAGCAGCGAGGCCACGCTTACCGATGAAGAGGTGGAGCAGGTGGTCGGGCGTTTGGTGGCTGCGGCAGAAAGTGCAGGTGCGCAACTGCGCGGATGA